One part of the Vibrio ponticus genome encodes these proteins:
- a CDS encoding YccF domain-containing protein, with translation MRTLGNIIWFICGGVVMGLMWWLFGLLAFISIVGIPWGRACFVMGNFSFFPFGQEAISRDELTNEMDIGTSPLGVIGNVIWFLLAGVWLAIGHILSAVACFVTIIGIPFALQHLKLAVISLAPIGKTVVSKEEAAAARYSLRK, from the coding sequence ATGCGCACATTAGGAAACATCATCTGGTTTATCTGTGGTGGTGTGGTTATGGGATTGATGTGGTGGCTATTTGGTTTGCTGGCATTTATCAGTATTGTCGGTATTCCATGGGGTCGAGCTTGCTTCGTAATGGGTAATTTCTCATTCTTCCCGTTCGGCCAGGAAGCGATTTCTCGTGATGAACTGACCAATGAAATGGACATTGGTACCAGTCCTCTCGGTGTGATTGGCAACGTGATCTGGTTCTTGTTGGCCGGTGTTTGGCTCGCTATCGGTCATATCCTATCGGCAGTAGCGTGTTTTGTTACTATTATCGGTATTCCATTTGCATTGCAGCATTTGAAATTGGCGGTAATTTCACTCGCACCAATTGGTAAGACCGTCGTATCAAAAGAAGAAGCGGCAGCGGCGCGTTACTCACTTCGCAAGTAA